The DNA window AGAAAGTCAACGCCCACACCGGCATGGACGGCGGTGGCGACATGGGCGGCGGCGGTGGCATGGAGCCGTCGTTCCCCGGCGAAACCGTCGACGACGACGGTGCAGCCGACGAAGGACCGGAAGCCCCGTTCTAAGCGTTCAATCCGTTTTCGAGCTGTTTTCGCTTTCGTTTTCGGACCCACTCAGCGGATGCCAGCACCAGCTTCCCAGGTTCGTACGAGCGCCGCTAACTGCCAATTCGCTGGGACGGCAACCGAGTCGGGTGCCTGCTCAACGACGTATCCGTTTATCGCGTCAATTTCAGTCCGCCGACCGGCACGAACGTCTTGGGCCATCGACGACGTGTTTGCAGCCGTCTCGCCGGCAACCCGCTCGAGCGCGTCGACGGCCGTTTGATCTGGGAGTGACACGCCATTTTCGCGGGCGACACGGGCCGTCTCGCGCGCTGCCGCTCGAGCGAGGTCGGCCGCTGGCTCCTCGAGAATGGTCGCATTTGTCGTTTCGGTCAACGCCGTAATCGGGTTAATCCCCGCATTAACTGCGAGTTTCTCCCAGAGCCGACGCGGCATGTCGGTCGCGACCGTCGTCTCGAGTCCAGCCGCCTTGAACGCTGTGCCGACCCGCTGGACAATGGGTGTTCGACCGCCAGATCGCGCCCCGAGGACGACAGTTCCTCGGCCAGTACACGCCACGACACCTGGCTCCTCGAGGAGTGCGCCATAGGAGACAGTTCCGGCGAGAACGGGGCACTCGAGGCGGTCTGCAAGGAGGGTTTCGTTCCCCATTCCGTTCTGAACCGAGAGAACGGCATCGAACGAGCCGGTCGCCAGTTCGGCGGCGGCAGACGGGGTATCGAAGGCCTTGACGGCGACAATCGCGAGGTCAGCCGAGAGTCCGGTGATGTCGGTCGTCACCGCAGGGGTGACGTGATCATCGAACTCCCCCGTGAGCCAAAGGCCGCCATCGCGGAGCGTCCGGGCCTGTGCCGGGCGAGCAACGAGTGTGACCTCGTGCTCCCGGGCGAGCAGTCCACCGAGGAGACTCCCAAGGCTGCCAGCACCGAACACGACGATATCCATACTCGAACGTGTGAGTACGGGATGAAAACAGATTCGGCCAGCATGCGCTCGAGGACGAGACGAGAAATCTGTGGGACAGTATATATGATAAACCATAGAGTGCAATATAGAATATCATCTTAGCGAGAAAGTCGTGAACGACGGCCAGGACCGTGTCGGCTTCTGCTCACGGGCCGCAGGCCCGTTCGCACGGCCCGAGGAATCTTCGATCCTTCGCTGTCCTCCCCACCCTACTCGCTTGTGCTTCCGCCGAGCCGGAAGCCCGGCGTCGTCCGAAAATCAGAGATTTTCGGGATCACGAGAATCTTCGATTCTCGAACGACTCCTTGAGGGTGGGGCCTCCGCTTCGTACTTAGTGAATTACCACTAAATTCGATTTTCAGCGCTTCTAACGGGTGGACGAGGCGTTTAACACGACTCGAGACGTTCCAGTAAATGAGGTGTGTTAGTATGACTCAAGAAATAGATAGCAAATCCGCAAACAAAGAGGAGACAGAACTGCCAATCGGGGAGCCAACAGAGCCAGACGAGCGACCGCATCACTTCTGGCGCTGTTCGAACTGCGGCGAAACGGGCCGTCTGTCGGATGAATTACCCGCTACGTGTCCGAACTGCGGTAGCCCAAAAGAGGAGTTGTACTATCGAGAAGAGGACTGATCGACCCGAAGATCGGATTGCTACCGTGTGCTCGCCGCTACATGAAGTCTTCAATCCCGCTTTGTTTGTTCTTGTCATTCTCGAAGATACTCTCGAGTGAGGCCTCGAGCACCTCGAGGCGCTGTTTCGTGTAGGGTCGGCAATTGTACTCGTCGGCAACCTGAATCGCTGTCTGCATGTACTTATTTACCGAGCCCTGGTGGACGGTGAGATTGACGCGGCCGCCACACTCCCGGCAGTCGCCGGTCAGGGGCATTCGGCGGAACTTCTCGCCGCAGTCGAGACAGCGGGTTTCCTGCCGGGAAAACGCACGCAGGTTCCCGATCAGATCCGGCAGGAAGTGATACTCGATCACTCGCTCAGCCACGTCAGTTTCGTCGACTGCCTCGAGTTTGCGCGATAACTCGAGTTGGGCGTCCATCTTGTCCATCATCGAGCCGAGCGTCTTGTACGCCGAGAGGTCGGGCCCCATCGCGATGTCGGTGGTGTCGTGGGTGTGTTCGAACCCGGTGTACTCGTCGTCAGTGCCGAGTGTATCTTCGCCAATCTGGATGTCGACGGACTCGGGGTCGGCCTGCTCGCGACTGGCGAGGTAGAACTCGCGTGGGTACTGGCTGACGATATCCATATTGTGTGCCTCGTCGTCGATTTCGGCGGGATCAATTCTCGAGGACATGACGAGCGGAGCGTCCATTTTCCCCCCACGCTGATCCGGCAGGAAACTCTTACTAAAGTTGAGAAGTCCGTCCATGAGCAACATGACGCAGTCTTCATCACCGTCACATTGCTTTTGAGACATGTTGTTTGCAATGAGAGAATGTGTCTCTGTGACGGTAAGACAGTAAACCGAATCGACGCTTGATTCGACATATTCGACCGACGAAATCTGGTCAACAAGATATCCATCACCGCCACCGTCGAAGACGCGTCGTCTGCTCGGAACGATATTTTTGACGTGCAACTGCAGTTGATCTTCTTTTCGAGGCAAATGGAACCCCACGGTATCGGCGAACCGACTTGCGTCTTGAGACGAAATTTCGAGAACGTACGACGGTGCGGACATCGATGGATCGTCAAGGTCGTAGAAATCAGGGAATTTCTCACAGAGTGGAACGGGATCAGTGATCGTAACTCGGCCACAAATGCCCAATCGATTCAGTAGCGCGAGCAGGTCTTCCTTGAGTTCGGTGCTGACCGTCGTCGCAGAGACCAGAAGTGCGTTCGCGTCGACACCGCCATCACCACTGAAATAGCCCCGAAGATAGGCCGAAACAATATCGTCCGATGCATCGAAGACGGGTTGTGGGACGCGCTTTGTCTCTGCAAAGATTCCTGCCTCGAGCACCGAATCGAAGAAGGTGCGCAAGAGTCGGCCCGAAACAGTCACCTTCGCCTCGTTTTCGCGGTACGGTTCGACGCCGAACTCCTCCCGAAGTGCGTCGACGTAGAAGTCGCGGGCCTCGGTTTCGGTTCCACAAATCGTCGTCTGATGTATCGTTCCTTTCGGCGTTTCCTGTTCTCGCGCGAACCCTTCGGCGGCGTAATATCCAAGCAGAGTTCCGACCCGCTCGTTGAGTTCCACGAATCGATTGATCTCAGTTCGGTCACGTCGCATGCCGAGTTGGACATCTTCCGGGACGAATTCAAGGAGTTGTCCACGGGTATCGAACAGTTCGAGAAGCAGATCCACGGGGAAACTCTTTCGATACAGATAGTTACTGAAGGTCTTCTTGCTCAGGTCGAAGTACTCGGCCGTACTCGTGAGCGGATAGAACCGCCCATCCCACTCGTCACTGAGTCGATTTTCGAAGAGTTCATACAGTCGATCCTTGTCCAGACCTTTGATCATCAGTCGGGACAGATCGATGGTATCGACCTCGAGGAATTCCTCGAGGAGGTCGAACACGCGCGGGTCGTCGTCCGTATCGACGACATCGAGGTGTTCGGGGACGACGACGTGGTCCGCCGCCGTGAGTTTGGCGGCCCGTTTCGACTGGAGTCGTCCGTCTTCGTAGACGTGGACCTCGTGGTCCGGCGTGAGCTCGATTTCGCGACCGCTCCCCGTCTCGAGTCGAACGAGGTGGTCGGGAGCGGGATGTTTCGAGATTGCTTCGACCGGTTTTCGCGTAAGATCCCCGGTATCGTCGATCGAGGGGACGGTAACGTCACCGTCGATTTCCTGGACGAGCGTTCCAAAATCGTCCGTTTCAGGATCATCGAGGCGTTCCTCGACGAGTGTTTCGATCGGTTCGTGGTGCCACTCGTTTGCCTCATCCTGATACCAGAGTTTCGTCTCCGGATGGAAACAGTTTCGCCGTTTCGCGGCGTGAAAGTACGGATGCGCGTATCCGACTGCCGCGCTCGTGAACCCAATCACTCTCCCGACAGTTGCTGCACTCGTGTGGGGTGCCATCCCGAAGACAAGTTCACCAACGAGTTCCGTCCGGTCCTCGAGTTCGTAGAACGGCTCGAGGCCGTAGTACTGCTCGAGTAAGTCGTCGATGAATGCGGCCGTTTTCAGCATGTGCTCGGCAGCGCCATCCGAGAGGACAACGTCTTGCACTTTGAGTTCGACGAGTTGGTCCTCGTGCGTCAGTGGCTCGCCGTGGATATCTTCCTCGTAGCCAAGCGCCTGCAGTTGGCCGACATCGACGTCGAGTTCGCTGGCTCGGACCGATGTAACGGGGAGGTCGGTCATGTCGTAGCGAACGGTGCCGTCTTTGAACGCCGACACGTCGTTTTTGGCCCGCAGAATCCCTTTCTCCATTGGTTCGGGAATCTTGTTCGTCGAGGTCAAACCCTTGACGCCTTTGAGAATGTCAAAGGCGTTCTCGCGTTCGCCGACCGACTCGAGGGCGTTGCGGAACTCTGCGTTGATGTCGACTTCGCGATTCTCGACGCAGGTGCCCTCGATTTCACAGTGGCCACACTCGACGCGGCCAGCGTCGTCTGGCTCGAGTGTGTCGTCGCAGTCAGGACAGCGGTAGTCAGGTTCGGTGCGCTCGCCACAGTCTGGGCAGCGGTTTTTGAAGGTTTCGTCGGTACTACAGGCCGAGTTCTGACAGCGTTGTCGGCCGACCTGAATCTCGACGATACCAGGCGTGTCCTGCATCGTCTCGGCGTGTTTGGCCGCGTCGGCGACGTTTCGCTGCGTGCCGCCGGCCTCGCCGATGGGAAAGAGCGTGTGAACGGCGGGGCTCAGATCGCGACTTTCGGATTTCTCGGGTCGACCCATTCGGTTGCCGACTCGCGTCGGTGCGCGTTCGCGAACACGGAATGGGGCGACTTCGTTGACCGCCTCGAGGGCGTTATCGCCGTCCTCGTCGTGGCCCCAGGTCCGAGCGTGCTCGGAGAGTTCGTCGTCGCTCCAGGTGCGCTCGAAATCGATAGTCGGCTCCTCGCTTCGACTGTCGGGCTCGAGCGCCGCGCCATCGGTGACTGCCTGGCGCGGTTCACAGCCGACCGTGTGCGCGAGCGGGCGCCATTCGTCGATCTCGAGGCGATTCTCATCCGGGCGCTGGCGGTGTTCAATGACGATCGTCTCGAGAGAATCGCGGACGGCATCTGTGTACTCGAGGACGAGCGTGCCGTCCCCGGCGTCGCTACCATCGACGGCGTCTTCGACTTGCCCATCGGCGACAGCGGCCGCGAGCGCACAAAACGCCTCAACTGAGATGTCGTGCCAGAGGTAGGTGTACTCCGGGTGAAGTGGGGCGTCGTACTCGAGTGCCCACTCCAATGCCTCCTCAGGGTCGGGAAACTCGAGATCGATTCGGGGGTCGTCCTCGAGCGCCTGTGTGTCCGCGCCGGCGGCCTCGAGGTCCTGGACCCACCACTCGTAGGTGTAAGAGGCGGGTGCG is part of the Natronolimnobius sp. AArcel1 genome and encodes:
- a CDS encoding ketopantoate reductase family protein is translated as MDIVVFGAGSLGSLLGGLLAREHEVTLVARPAQARTLRDGGLWLTGEFDDHVTPAVTTDITGLSADLAIVAVKAFDTPSAAAELATGSFDAVLSVQNGMGNETLLADRLECPVLAGTVSYGALLEEPGVVACTGRGTVVLGARSGGRTPIVQRVGTAFKAAGLETTVATDMPRRLWEKLAVNAGINPITALTETTNATILEEPAADLARAAARETARVARENGVSLPDQTAVDALERVAGETAANTSSMAQDVRAGRRTEIDAINGYVVEQAPDSVAVPANWQLAALVRTWEAGAGIR
- the polC gene encoding DNA polymerase II large subunit; translated protein: MREEDEQYFEGLESQLEEAFDVAEEAKERGGDPKPEVEIPTARDMADRVENILGIDGVAERVRELEGEMSREEAALELAKDFAEGRVGDYETKAGKVEGAVRTAVALLTEGVVAAPIEGIDKVEILTNDDGSEFVNVYYAGPIRSAGGTAQALSVLVADYTRALVGMGQYDARDEEVERYAEEIGLYDKETGLQYTPKDKETKFIAKHMPIMLDGEATGDEEVSGFRDLERVDTNSARGGMCLVMAEGIALKAPKIQRYTRNLDEIDWPWLQDLIDGNYGDSDDSSDADAESEEADGDGSDGDETAEDADGDGDADEPAGPPRVEESQKFLRDLIAGRPVFSHPCAKGGFRLRYGRARNHGFATAGVHPAAMHLVDDFLATGTQIKTERPGKAAGVVPVDSVEGPTVKLANGDVRRIDDPEDALEIRNGVEKILDLGEYLVNYGEFVENNHPLAPASYTYEWWVQDLEAAGADTQALEDDPRIDLEFPDPEEALEWALEYDAPLHPEYTYLWHDISVEAFCALAAAVADGQVEDAVDGSDAGDGTLVLEYTDAVRDSLETIVIEHRQRPDENRLEIDEWRPLAHTVGCEPRQAVTDGAALEPDSRSEEPTIDFERTWSDDELSEHARTWGHDEDGDNALEAVNEVAPFRVRERAPTRVGNRMGRPEKSESRDLSPAVHTLFPIGEAGGTQRNVADAAKHAETMQDTPGIVEIQVGRQRCQNSACSTDETFKNRCPDCGERTEPDYRCPDCDDTLEPDDAGRVECGHCEIEGTCVENREVDINAEFRNALESVGERENAFDILKGVKGLTSTNKIPEPMEKGILRAKNDVSAFKDGTVRYDMTDLPVTSVRASELDVDVGQLQALGYEEDIHGEPLTHEDQLVELKVQDVVLSDGAAEHMLKTAAFIDDLLEQYYGLEPFYELEDRTELVGELVFGMAPHTSAATVGRVIGFTSAAVGYAHPYFHAAKRRNCFHPETKLWYQDEANEWHHEPIETLVEERLDDPETDDFGTLVQEIDGDVTVPSIDDTGDLTRKPVEAISKHPAPDHLVRLETGSGREIELTPDHEVHVYEDGRLQSKRAAKLTAADHVVVPEHLDVVDTDDDPRVFDLLEEFLEVDTIDLSRLMIKGLDKDRLYELFENRLSDEWDGRFYPLTSTAEYFDLSKKTFSNYLYRKSFPVDLLLELFDTRGQLLEFVPEDVQLGMRRDRTEINRFVELNERVGTLLGYYAAEGFAREQETPKGTIHQTTICGTETEARDFYVDALREEFGVEPYRENEAKVTVSGRLLRTFFDSVLEAGIFAETKRVPQPVFDASDDIVSAYLRGYFSGDGGVDANALLVSATTVSTELKEDLLALLNRLGICGRVTITDPVPLCEKFPDFYDLDDPSMSAPSYVLEISSQDASRFADTVGFHLPRKEDQLQLHVKNIVPSRRRVFDGGGDGYLVDQISSVEYVESSVDSVYCLTVTETHSLIANNMSQKQCDGDEDCVMLLMDGLLNFSKSFLPDQRGGKMDAPLVMSSRIDPAEIDDEAHNMDIVSQYPREFYLASREQADPESVDIQIGEDTLGTDDEYTGFEHTHDTTDIAMGPDLSAYKTLGSMMDKMDAQLELSRKLEAVDETDVAERVIEYHFLPDLIGNLRAFSRQETRCLDCGEKFRRMPLTGDCRECGGRVNLTVHQGSVNKYMQTAIQVADEYNCRPYTKQRLEVLEASLESIFENDKNKQSGIEDFM
- a CDS encoding rubredoxin-like domain-containing protein; its protein translation is MTQEIDSKSANKEETELPIGEPTEPDERPHHFWRCSNCGETGRLSDELPATCPNCGSPKEELYYREED